Proteins from a single region of Oscillatoria sp. FACHB-1406:
- a CDS encoding DnaJ domain-containing protein produces the protein MELADCYRLLGLNFDAKPEQIKASYRRLARSYHPDANPDNPALAHVKFIQLTEAYQLLLQAAPQPPQPVTVPSTNIKPPPPPAPPPPPPNLPKLSPKDRQLKSSSYQTLQKLLAEKRFARAIALVEGLAYRFPLDAEIRQWQAIAYQQQGRQFIRDRAFYKAAVYLNKALRTDPHNRSLAAAIEKDFQLMRRSMKPG, from the coding sequence ATGGAATTAGCGGACTGCTATCGCCTGTTAGGGCTGAATTTCGATGCAAAACCGGAGCAAATTAAAGCATCTTATCGCCGGTTGGCGCGCTCTTATCATCCCGATGCCAATCCCGACAATCCCGCCCTCGCTCACGTTAAATTCATTCAATTAACCGAAGCCTATCAACTGCTGTTGCAAGCTGCCCCGCAACCCCCGCAGCCCGTTACCGTTCCCTCCACTAACATTAAACCGCCACCGCCTCCCGCACCGCCACCGCCACCGCCTAACCTTCCCAAACTCTCGCCCAAAGACCGACAATTAAAATCGAGTAGCTATCAAACCTTACAAAAATTGCTAGCTGAAAAGCGATTTGCCAGAGCGATTGCGTTAGTAGAAGGATTGGCTTATCGCTTCCCGTTAGATGCAGAAATTCGTCAGTGGCAAGCGATCGCGTATCAACAGCAAGGACGGCAATTCATACGCGATCGCGCTTTCTATAAAGCCGCCGTTTACCTGAACAAAGCGCTGCGTACCGATCCTCATAACCGTTCCCTCGCCGCCGCGATCGAAAAAGATTTTCAATTGATGAGGCGTTCTATGAAACCCGGTTGA
- a CDS encoding cation-transporting P-type ATPase, which translates to MAPHLPIWTLSTQQVYEKLSTSERGLPETETATRLEHYGFNELPEPARRSLFLRFIDQLTHFMALLLWIAGILAFISGTPELGWAIWAVIWINAGFSFWQEFKAEQALAALNKMLPAQAKVYRDGILREIPVREMVPGDLLQLEEGDRISADARLVSSQSLYVDVSVLTGESLPITRSAEPAAASKLRASEAHNLVFAGSTVSAGRGLAVVYATGTQTEFGQVAHRTATLKREPSTLEVQINGVVHIITAIAIGMGVLVFLLTNLLVGMGVKESFIFAIGIIVAFVPEGLLPTVTLALAIGVKRMAQRNALVRRLSAVETLSATTVICTDKTGTLTKNEMTVRQLWIPETEIEITGTGYQPTGEVRASEGQQPQVNLLLSGAALCCNARLLHPNGSSQWQEIGDPTEAALLVAALKQGLNLEELQRQWPRIQEIPFDSHRRMMSVVLQSSSEDSDLGRELVRPSSLGERGRETYLIFTKGAPLDVLQHCQWSLKEGRIEELSAAARSEIEAANDRLASRGYRVLAVAGQCRTALPSQEARDLEENPIFLGLTATIDPPRPEVADAIAKCHRAGIQVTMVTGDYGLTAEAIARRIGLVNQKTRVVTGEEMGHLSDAQLRQILHRKSGLVFARMMPEQKLRLVRAYIAMGHIVAVTGDGVNDAPALRAANIGIAMGMSGTDVAREAADIVLIDDNFATIVSAIEQGRAVYQNIRKFITYILSSNMAEFIPFLAMVFLKIPPALVILQILAIDLGTDMLPALALGAEKPETGILLQPPRKKSKPLLDLSLLLRAYCFLGLLEGLTGMTGFLLVWWANGYGIPQLQAINSSILAHSATAAQIAIYHQATTVTLAAIVACQDGNVFACRSERVSIFRLGFFSNRLIWFGIAVEWALILSIIYVPALEKIFSSAPLSSLQWLMLLFCPLLILIVDEVRKQIVGRFGDRSFKNNRAVSRRA; encoded by the coding sequence ATGGCACCTCATCTACCCATTTGGACTTTATCGACACAGCAAGTCTACGAAAAGCTGTCTACTTCGGAACGGGGGCTTCCCGAGACAGAAACCGCAACCCGGCTCGAACATTACGGGTTTAACGAACTGCCCGAACCCGCGCGGCGATCGCTTTTTCTCCGTTTCATCGACCAGTTAACTCACTTCATGGCCCTCCTGCTTTGGATTGCAGGAATCCTGGCTTTTATCTCCGGTACTCCGGAACTGGGCTGGGCAATTTGGGCGGTGATTTGGATTAATGCGGGGTTTAGTTTTTGGCAAGAATTTAAGGCAGAACAAGCGCTCGCAGCCCTCAATAAAATGCTGCCCGCGCAAGCGAAAGTCTATCGCGATGGCATCTTACGCGAGATTCCCGTGCGAGAGATGGTTCCAGGCGACCTTTTGCAGTTGGAAGAAGGCGATCGCATTTCCGCCGATGCTAGACTGGTTTCCTCCCAATCTTTATACGTCGATGTCTCGGTACTGACGGGGGAATCGCTACCAATCACCCGCAGTGCCGAACCCGCCGCCGCCAGCAAGCTCCGCGCCTCGGAAGCTCACAATCTCGTGTTTGCGGGTTCCACCGTTTCCGCAGGACGAGGTTTAGCTGTCGTCTATGCTACCGGAACTCAAACCGAGTTCGGTCAAGTCGCCCACCGGACGGCAACCCTGAAGCGGGAACCCAGCACGTTGGAAGTGCAAATTAATGGGGTCGTTCATATTATCACCGCGATCGCGATCGGAATGGGCGTTCTAGTCTTCCTACTCACCAATCTCTTGGTGGGGATGGGCGTTAAGGAAAGCTTTATTTTTGCGATTGGGATTATTGTCGCCTTTGTCCCCGAAGGACTCCTACCAACTGTTACCCTAGCTTTAGCGATTGGGGTGAAGCGCATGGCACAACGCAATGCGCTCGTGCGTCGCCTCTCCGCCGTGGAAACCTTGAGCGCGACAACGGTTATTTGCACCGATAAGACCGGAACCCTCACCAAAAACGAGATGACGGTGCGCCAACTCTGGATTCCGGAAACGGAGATTGAAATCACGGGAACGGGCTACCAGCCGACGGGAGAGGTACGCGCGAGCGAAGGGCAACAGCCCCAAGTCAATCTACTTCTATCCGGTGCGGCGCTGTGCTGCAATGCTCGTTTGCTGCATCCGAACGGTTCCAGTCAGTGGCAAGAAATTGGCGATCCCACCGAAGCTGCACTCTTGGTAGCTGCCTTAAAACAGGGCTTGAACTTGGAAGAACTCCAGCGTCAATGGCCGAGAATTCAGGAAATCCCCTTTGATTCTCACCGACGCATGATGAGCGTCGTCTTGCAAAGCAGTTCGGAGGATTCGGATTTAGGGCGCGAGTTAGTCCGTCCCTCCTCTTTGGGCGAGAGGGGAAGGGAAACTTATCTCATTTTTACCAAAGGCGCGCCGTTGGATGTCCTGCAACACTGTCAGTGGAGCTTGAAAGAAGGGCGGATTGAAGAATTATCGGCAGCCGCGCGCAGCGAGATTGAGGCGGCGAACGATCGCTTGGCGAGTCGGGGCTATCGAGTTTTAGCTGTAGCGGGACAGTGCAGGACAGCGCTACCGTCGCAAGAGGCGAGAGATTTGGAGGAAAATCCGATTTTTCTCGGTTTAACAGCGACTATCGACCCGCCGCGCCCGGAAGTGGCCGACGCGATCGCGAAATGCCATCGAGCCGGAATTCAGGTGACAATGGTAACGGGGGACTACGGACTAACCGCAGAAGCGATCGCGCGTCGTATTGGTTTAGTGAATCAAAAAACCCGAGTGGTGACGGGCGAAGAAATGGGCCATCTCTCCGATGCTCAACTGCGTCAGATTTTGCACCGCAAATCTGGCTTAGTCTTCGCTCGTATGATGCCAGAACAGAAGCTAAGATTGGTTCGGGCTTACATCGCGATGGGGCATATCGTCGCCGTTACAGGCGATGGCGTAAACGATGCGCCCGCGTTGAGGGCTGCGAATATTGGCATTGCGATGGGGATGAGCGGTACGGATGTGGCGCGGGAAGCGGCAGATATCGTGCTGATTGACGATAACTTTGCGACGATTGTCAGCGCGATCGAACAGGGACGGGCAGTCTATCAGAATATTCGCAAGTTTATCACCTATATTCTGTCCTCCAATATGGCCGAGTTTATTCCCTTCCTCGCGATGGTATTTTTGAAGATTCCACCCGCTTTGGTGATTCTACAAATTCTCGCGATCGATCTCGGCACCGATATGCTTCCCGCCCTCGCGTTAGGTGCAGAAAAACCGGAGACTGGCATCTTGCTTCAACCTCCCCGCAAGAAGTCGAAACCTTTACTGGATCTTTCTTTACTGTTACGCGCTTATTGCTTTTTGGGGTTATTAGAAGGACTGACCGGAATGACAGGTTTTCTGCTGGTTTGGTGGGCGAATGGTTACGGAATTCCCCAGTTGCAGGCCATAAATTCTTCAATTCTGGCTCATTCGGCGACAGCGGCTCAAATAGCCATTTACCATCAAGCCACCACGGTAACATTGGCAGCGATCGTTGCTTGTCAAGATGGCAACGTTTTCGCTTGCCGCAGCGAGCGGGTTTCGATTTTCCGCTTGGGCTTTTTTAGCAACCGTTTGATTTGGTTTGGCATTGCAGTTGAGTGGGCGCTAATTCTCTCGATTATTTACGTCCCGGCTTTAGAAAAAATCTTTTCGAGCGCTCCGCTCTCTTCCTTGCAATGGTTGATGCTCTTGTTTTGTCCGCTTTTAATTCTGATAGTAGATGAAGTCCGAAAGCAAATTGTTGGGCGGTTTGGCGATCGCAGTTTTAAAAATAATCGAGCAGTCAGTAGAAGGGCATAA
- a CDS encoding XisI protein produces MDKLDCYRQYLEKLLIKYSEVAPNSGEIEVQAIIDRERDRYLIMDVGWQGNRRIHSCTMHFDLKDGKIWIQENATEAEPGRELVEMGVAREDIILGFQIPYVRAYTDFGVA; encoded by the coding sequence ATGGATAAGTTAGACTGCTATCGTCAATACCTTGAAAAATTGCTAATAAAATATTCAGAAGTAGCTCCCAATAGTGGAGAGATTGAGGTACAGGCTATCATCGATCGGGAGCGCGATCGCTATCTCATCATGGACGTGGGTTGGCAGGGAAATCGTCGAATTCATAGTTGCACTATGCACTTCGATCTTAAAGATGGCAAGATTTGGATTCAAGAGAATGCAACTGAAGCAGAACCCGGCAGGGAGTTAGTCGAAATGGGGGTGGCGCGAGAGGATATTATTTTAGGTTTTCAAATTCCCTACGTTAGAGCTTACACGGATTTTGGAGTAGCTTAA
- a CDS encoding Uma2 family endonuclease, producing MYQPDSPASPLKVLPTMYDLPSENPEEPGVPDTFHVFQPRLLDDTFSPSNYPPERIFTGSDVNLYYDSNNTLWYKRPDWYAVLGVPRLYQERDLRLSYVVWDEKVTPFIVVELLSPGTEKEDLGRTLRDAKSPPTKWEVYEQILKIPYYAIFDRYSQMFQPFKLEEGGYKAIKVGDSERFWLPEIQLGLGIWEGEYDGIEHRWLRWYDAEGWVLTPMERERKRAESERQRAEQQQQLAESERQRAERLIAQLRALGIEPDGENG from the coding sequence ATGTACCAACCCGACTCCCCTGCATCGCCGCTCAAAGTTCTGCCGACGATGTACGATTTACCCAGTGAAAATCCAGAGGAACCCGGAGTGCCTGACACTTTCCACGTTTTTCAACCTCGCCTGCTTGACGACACCTTCTCTCCAAGCAATTATCCGCCAGAACGCATCTTTACCGGCAGCGATGTCAATCTCTACTACGATTCCAATAACACGCTTTGGTACAAGCGCCCCGATTGGTACGCCGTCTTGGGAGTGCCGCGCCTTTATCAAGAACGGGATTTGCGGTTGAGTTATGTGGTGTGGGATGAAAAAGTCACTCCGTTTATCGTCGTTGAGTTACTTTCTCCCGGAACCGAAAAGGAAGACTTAGGGCGAACTTTGCGAGATGCAAAATCGCCGCCGACGAAATGGGAAGTTTACGAACAGATTCTCAAGATTCCCTACTATGCAATCTTCGATCGCTACAGCCAAATGTTCCAACCCTTTAAACTGGAAGAAGGGGGTTACAAAGCGATAAAAGTGGGGGACAGCGAACGTTTTTGGCTGCCAGAGATTCAGTTAGGGCTGGGGATTTGGGAAGGAGAGTATGACGGAATCGAACATCGTTGGTTGCGCTGGTATGATGCGGAAGGCTGGGTACTCACGCCGATGGAACGAGAACGGAAACGGGCTGAAAGCGAACGACAGCGCGCAGAACAGCAGCAGCAACTTGCTGAAAGCGAACGACAGCGCGCAGAACGCTTAATAGCGCAATTAAGAGCGTTAGGAATCGAACCGGATGGGGAGAATGGGTAA
- the clpB gene encoding ATP-dependent chaperone ClpB: protein MQPTNPNQFTEKAWAAIVRTPDIAKQYKHQQIESEHLMRALLEEEGLATSILTKAGGNVQRFRDKTEEFINRQPKLSQPSESVYLARSLDTLLDRAENIRKEFEDDFISIEHLILAYPKDDRFGKALFQEFGITEDTLRTAIKEIRGSQKVTDQNPEGKYEALERYGRDLTEMARQGKLDPVIGRDDEIRRTIQILSRRTKNNPVLIGEPGVGKTAIVEGLAQRIVSRDVPESLRDRKVIGLDMGALIAGAKYRGEFEERLKAVLKEVTDSNGQIILFIDEIHTVVGAGATQGAMDAGNLLKPMLARGELRCIGATTLDEYRQYIEKDAALERRFQEVLVDEPNVVDTISILRGLKERYEVHHGVKISDSALVAAAMLSNRYISDRFLPDKAIDLVDEAAAKLKMEITSKPEELDEVDRKILQMEMERLSLQKESNEASRERLQKLEKELANLKEDQSRLNAQWQSEKEVIDEIRKIKETIDHTNLEIQQAERDYDLNRAAELRYGKLTDLQRQYRETENKLTAIQTTGKSLLREEVLEGDIAEIISKWTGIPLSKLVESEKEKLLYLEDELHQRVIGQEEAVTAVADAIQRSRAGLSDPKRPIASFIFLGPTGVGKTELAKALAANLFDTEEAMVRIDMSEYMEKHAVSRLVGAPPGYVGYEQGGQLTEAIRRRPYSVILFDEIEKAHADVFNIMLQILDDGRLTDSQGHTVDFKNTIVIMTSNVGSQYILDVAGDESHYGEMRSRVLEAMQANFRPEFLNRIDEMIIFHGLAKSQLREIVNLQVQHLGSRLAEQKLSLKLSDAAADYLAEIGYDPVYGARPLKRAVQRYLETAIAKSILRGEFKSGDTIFVDVESERLTFKRLPSSLEMLAKS from the coding sequence ATGCAACCGACTAATCCCAATCAATTTACAGAAAAAGCTTGGGCTGCCATCGTCCGCACCCCAGATATTGCCAAACAATACAAACACCAGCAAATTGAAAGCGAACACCTGATGCGCGCCCTTCTCGAAGAAGAGGGACTCGCCACCAGTATCCTAACCAAAGCGGGCGGAAATGTGCAGCGTTTTCGCGACAAAACCGAAGAGTTCATCAACCGCCAGCCCAAACTTTCGCAACCAAGCGAATCGGTCTATTTAGCGCGCAGTTTAGATACTTTACTCGATCGCGCTGAAAATATCCGCAAGGAATTCGAGGATGACTTCATCTCCATCGAACATCTCATCCTTGCTTACCCAAAAGATGACCGTTTTGGTAAAGCATTATTCCAAGAATTCGGCATTACCGAAGATACGTTAAGAACTGCTATCAAAGAGATTCGAGGTTCCCAAAAAGTGACCGACCAAAACCCAGAAGGTAAATACGAAGCCCTAGAACGCTACGGTAGGGATTTAACCGAGATGGCGAGACAGGGAAAACTCGACCCCGTTATCGGGCGCGATGATGAAATTCGCCGCACAATTCAAATCCTTTCTCGTCGCACTAAAAATAATCCTGTTTTAATTGGCGAACCGGGTGTAGGTAAGACGGCAATTGTGGAAGGACTTGCCCAACGAATTGTCAGTCGCGACGTTCCGGAATCCTTGCGCGATCGCAAAGTCATCGGTCTTGATATGGGCGCTTTAATTGCCGGTGCAAAATATCGCGGTGAATTTGAAGAACGCCTCAAAGCGGTTCTCAAAGAAGTGACCGATTCTAACGGTCAAATTATCCTCTTTATCGATGAAATTCATACTGTCGTCGGTGCGGGCGCAACCCAAGGCGCGATGGATGCGGGCAACTTATTGAAACCGATGCTCGCTCGCGGCGAATTGCGCTGTATCGGTGCGACAACGTTGGATGAATACCGTCAGTATATCGAGAAAGATGCGGCATTAGAACGTCGTTTCCAAGAAGTTCTTGTAGACGAACCTAATGTCGTCGATACGATTTCGATTTTGCGCGGATTGAAGGAACGCTACGAAGTTCACCACGGCGTAAAAATTTCCGATAGCGCTCTGGTAGCGGCGGCGATGCTTTCCAACCGTTATATTAGCGATCGCTTCCTCCCGGATAAAGCGATCGATCTCGTAGACGAGGCGGCGGCAAAATTAAAGATGGAGATTACTTCCAAACCGGAAGAACTCGATGAAGTCGATCGCAAAATTTTGCAGATGGAAATGGAACGCCTTTCTCTGCAAAAGGAAAGCAATGAAGCATCTCGCGAACGCCTCCAAAAGTTGGAAAAGGAACTCGCTAACCTCAAAGAAGATCAATCTCGACTCAACGCGCAATGGCAATCAGAAAAAGAAGTCATTGACGAAATTCGTAAGATTAAGGAAACCATCGACCATACTAACTTAGAAATTCAACAAGCAGAACGCGATTACGACCTCAATCGTGCGGCTGAGTTGCGTTATGGAAAACTGACCGATTTGCAGCGCCAATATCGCGAGACTGAGAACAAGTTAACCGCGATTCAAACGACGGGTAAATCGTTGCTGCGGGAAGAAGTTCTTGAGGGCGATATTGCGGAGATTATCTCGAAGTGGACGGGAATTCCTCTCAGTAAGTTAGTGGAATCGGAGAAGGAAAAACTGCTGTATTTGGAAGATGAATTGCACCAGCGCGTCATCGGGCAAGAAGAGGCGGTAACGGCAGTAGCAGATGCAATTCAGCGATCGCGCGCCGGACTTTCCGATCCCAAACGTCCCATCGCCAGCTTCATTTTCCTCGGCCCCACGGGCGTAGGTAAAACCGAACTTGCGAAAGCGCTAGCAGCCAACCTCTTCGATACTGAAGAAGCAATGGTTCGCATCGATATGTCTGAATATATGGAGAAACACGCGGTTTCCCGTTTGGTGGGCGCGCCTCCGGGATATGTGGGGTACGAACAAGGCGGACAACTGACTGAAGCGATTCGCCGCCGTCCTTACTCTGTCATTCTCTTCGACGAAATCGAAAAGGCGCACGCGGATGTGTTTAATATCATGCTGCAAATCCTCGATGACGGGCGTTTGACGGATTCTCAAGGACATACGGTGGATTTCAAAAATACCATCGTGATTATGACCAGTAACGTCGGCTCGCAGTATATCCTGGATGTTGCGGGAGATGAGAGTCATTATGGCGAAATGCGATCGCGCGTGCTGGAAGCAATGCAGGCGAATTTCCGCCCCGAATTCCTCAACCGCATTGATGAAATGATCATCTTCCACGGACTGGCTAAATCACAACTTCGCGAAATTGTCAACCTACAAGTTCAACATTTGGGAAGTCGTTTAGCCGAGCAAAAACTCTCGCTGAAACTCTCCGATGCGGCGGCAGATTACCTGGCAGAAATCGGCTACGATCCCGTCTACGGCGCGCGTCCGCTGAAACGGGCGGTGCAGCGCTACTTAGAAACCGCGATCGCGAAATCGATTCTACGCGGCGAATTTAAGAGTGGCGATACCATCTTTGTGGATGTCGAATCGGAACGCTTAACGTTTAAACGTTTGCCCAGCAGTTTGGAGATGCTGGCGAAATCGTAA
- a CDS encoding type II toxin-antitoxin system HicB family antitoxin, translating to MEYKGYTASIEIDEDVSSLFGTVLGIKDVITFQGNTVNELRHAFQDSVDDYLEWCEELGEKPDKPFSGKLPFRTTPEIHRQIYMAARKANKSINSWMDEVVAKAAKEAIKE from the coding sequence ATGGAATACAAAGGATATACAGCTTCAATTGAAATTGATGAAGATGTTAGTAGTTTATTCGGTACAGTTTTAGGGATAAAAGATGTTATTACGTTTCAAGGTAACACCGTTAATGAGTTGCGCCACGCCTTTCAAGACTCGGTAGACGATTACTTGGAATGGTGTGAAGAATTAGGTGAAAAACCGGATAAACCCTTTTCAGGAAAGCTCCCCTTTCGGACAACGCCAGAAATTCATCGTCAGATTTATATGGCGGCAAGGAAAGCGAATAAAAGTATTAATTCCTGGATGGATGAAGTGGTGGCAAAGGCAGCGAAAGAGGCAATTAAGGAGTAG
- a CDS encoding S8 family serine peptidase: protein MNPEFEVPASSEMAGVAEENIGAILQRGGGELPLTKARDRFTVKLRAPQTAVPEAIGAIATRPIPQTELFIVRVASERLEEAMAIARRLDSIAFASHVYRMANSADTYVYLTDELTLQFTPDLAADAIAALVAPWQLQRQQAIEGIPNAFVYRLTTQTAENPLKIANRLSGQPEILTAEANIIVRRDRFYRPKDSLYPKQWYLYNQGGSQLAANSHIEVEKAWDITRGERTVVVAIADDSIDLNHPDFQGKGKIVSPRDLRDNDFLPLPESDDDNHGTACAGVAVAEENGKGIVGVAPGCALMPIRTTGYLDDSSIEDLCDWAIAKGASVLSCSWGAATINFPLSLRQRAALHRVTTQGRNGKGCVVLFAAGNSNRPVNGKIFEREWPQNVLQGPTQWLCGFAAHPDVIAVAASTSLSHKAAYSNWGAEIALCAPSNNAPPGIWFEQTGYIYTAPAIAANLPGQGIFTSDRVGNAGYDVSDFTGDFGGTSSATPVVAGVAALVLSANPELNAVQVKQILQQSADKIIDPNSDPQLGMRLGTYDQNGRSQWFGAGRVNAFKAVKLAREQLQTLPSASSPISAVSRPSLAIPDGNEAGILSRIAVSGAGTVGDIQVSVAIDHEFLGDLEIYLRPPSGGAILLQGRTLGANTLLRRTYTALSTPALQQALGQARAGNWDLWIVDCAIGDTGILQSWELQLG from the coding sequence TTGAATCCCGAGTTTGAAGTTCCCGCTAGCTCGGAAATGGCGGGCGTAGCGGAAGAGAATATCGGTGCGATCTTACAGCGCGGCGGTGGGGAATTGCCTTTAACCAAGGCGCGCGATCGCTTTACCGTGAAGTTGCGCGCGCCGCAAACCGCCGTTCCAGAAGCGATTGGCGCGATCGCAACACGCCCAATTCCCCAAACCGAACTCTTTATCGTTCGCGTTGCCTCAGAACGCCTCGAGGAGGCAATGGCGATCGCGCGCCGCCTCGATAGTATCGCCTTTGCCAGTCACGTCTACCGCATGGCTAACAGCGCCGATACCTACGTTTACCTAACTGACGAACTGACGCTCCAATTTACCCCAGATCTCGCTGCTGACGCGATCGCAGCCTTAGTTGCGCCCTGGCAACTCCAACGTCAACAAGCCATTGAAGGCATCCCCAACGCTTTCGTCTATCGCCTCACCACCCAAACCGCCGAAAACCCGCTCAAAATCGCCAATCGACTCAGCGGACAACCGGAAATTTTGACCGCAGAAGCTAACATTATCGTCCGTCGCGATCGCTTTTATCGCCCCAAAGATTCTCTCTATCCCAAACAATGGTATCTCTACAATCAAGGCGGTTCTCAACTTGCTGCCAATTCTCACATCGAAGTCGAGAAAGCGTGGGATATAACGCGCGGCGAACGAACGGTAGTCGTAGCGATTGCCGACGATTCCATCGATCTCAACCATCCCGACTTTCAGGGTAAAGGTAAGATCGTTAGCCCTCGCGATCTTCGCGATAATGATTTTTTGCCCCTCCCCGAATCCGACGACGACAATCATGGAACCGCTTGTGCGGGCGTTGCTGTTGCTGAGGAAAATGGGAAAGGGATTGTGGGGGTTGCGCCCGGTTGTGCGTTGATGCCAATTCGCACCACGGGCTATTTAGATGACAGTTCGATTGAAGATTTGTGCGATTGGGCGATCGCAAAAGGTGCAAGCGTGCTGTCTTGCAGTTGGGGGGCGGCAACGATTAACTTTCCCCTGTCTCTGCGCCAGCGCGCCGCCCTCCACCGCGTCACGACGCAAGGACGCAACGGTAAAGGTTGCGTGGTTCTGTTTGCGGCGGGCAATTCCAATCGTCCGGTGAATGGTAAGATTTTCGAGCGCGAGTGGCCGCAAAATGTTTTGCAAGGGCCGACGCAATGGTTGTGCGGATTTGCTGCCCATCCTGACGTTATCGCGGTTGCGGCGAGTACCAGCCTCTCTCATAAAGCCGCTTACAGCAATTGGGGCGCAGAAATTGCCTTGTGCGCGCCGAGTAATAACGCGCCACCGGGGATTTGGTTCGAGCAAACGGGGTATATTTATACGGCTCCTGCGATCGCGGCGAATTTGCCGGGACAGGGCATTTTTACAAGCGATCGCGTCGGTAACGCCGGATATGATGTCAGCGATTTTACGGGCGATTTTGGCGGCACATCTAGTGCAACTCCAGTTGTTGCTGGCGTTGCAGCCCTCGTTCTTTCGGCAAATCCCGAACTGAACGCCGTGCAAGTCAAGCAAATTTTGCAACAAAGTGCTGATAAAATCATCGATCCGAATTCCGATCCGCAGTTGGGAATGAGGCTCGGAACCTACGACCAAAATGGTCGTTCTCAGTGGTTTGGAGCCGGTCGCGTTAATGCTTTCAAAGCGGTGAAATTGGCGCGGGAACAGCTTCAAACCCTGCCTTCCGCATCCTCCCCCATTAGTGCCGTCAGTCGCCCCTCTCTCGCCATTCCCGATGGAAATGAAGCAGGGATTCTCAGCCGCATTGCGGTGAGTGGTGCGGGAACGGTGGGGGATATTCAAGTTAGCGTTGCGATCGATCACGAATTTCTAGGCGATTTGGAGATTTATTTGCGTCCGCCTTCGGGAGGTGCGATCTTGCTGCAAGGTCGGACTCTTGGTGCAAACACCCTACTGCGTCGAACGTATACGGCCCTCTCGACTCCGGCGCTGCAACAGGCTTTGGGACAAGCAAGGGCGGGAAATTGGGACTTATGGATCGTGGATTGCGCGATCGGCGATACGGGAATTTTGCAAAGTTGGGAATTACAATTGGGTTAA